From one Streptomyces spiramyceticus genomic stretch:
- a CDS encoding putative hydro-lyase has protein sequence MSATATTRAPADARARFRTGLRVHTAGWAPGHAQANLISVPADWAYEVLLFCQRNPKPCPVLDVTDAGSWTTPLAPGADLRTDLPGYRIWKHGELVDEPAEVTGRWRDDLVSFLIGCSFTFETALSEAGVPMRHIEQGRNVAMYTTSRPCRPAGRLHGPMVVSMRPVPPQLLSTAIRESALLPDVHGSPVHCGDPAGLGITDLGQPDFGDPVDALPEDIPVFWACGVTLQAAVMSSRPPFAITHAPGQMFITDARDEQYRVA, from the coding sequence GTGAGCGCGACGGCCACCACCAGGGCCCCTGCCGACGCCCGCGCCCGGTTCCGTACCGGCCTCAGGGTGCACACCGCCGGGTGGGCCCCCGGGCACGCGCAGGCGAACCTCATCTCGGTGCCTGCCGACTGGGCATACGAAGTGCTGCTCTTCTGCCAGCGCAATCCGAAGCCCTGTCCGGTGCTCGACGTCACGGATGCCGGATCCTGGACCACACCGCTGGCGCCCGGCGCCGATCTGCGGACCGATCTTCCCGGCTACCGGATCTGGAAACACGGCGAACTCGTCGACGAACCGGCCGAAGTCACCGGCCGCTGGCGGGACGACCTGGTGTCCTTCCTCATCGGCTGCAGCTTCACCTTCGAGACGGCCTTGTCCGAGGCCGGCGTGCCGATGCGCCACATCGAGCAGGGCCGCAATGTCGCGATGTACACAACGAGCCGCCCCTGCCGCCCCGCTGGGCGGCTGCACGGCCCGATGGTGGTGTCGATGCGGCCCGTCCCTCCGCAACTGCTCTCCACGGCGATCCGGGAGAGTGCCCTGCTGCCCGACGTGCACGGCAGCCCGGTGCACTGCGGCGATCCGGCCGGGCTCGGCATCACGGATCTCGGGCAACCGGATTTCGGCGATCCGGTGGACGCGCTGCCCGAGGACATTCCGGTCTTCTGGGCCTGCGGAGTGACACTTCAGGCCGCTGTAATGTCCTCGCGCCCGCCCTTCGCGATCACCCACGCGCCGGGCCAGATGTTCATCACCGACGCCCGCGACGAGCAGTACCGCGTGGCCTGA
- a CDS encoding LamB/YcsF family protein, with product MTWASIDLNADLGEGFGRWRLTDDEQLLSVVTSANVACGFHAGDAATMRRVCDLAAERGVRIGAQVSYRDLAGFGRRSMDVPPDELTAEITYQIGALEVFARAAGAAVSYVKPHGALYNRVVHDEEQATAVVDGVLLAGGSLPVLGLPGSRLLDIADKAGLPVVPEAFADRAYTAEGTLVPRGQDGAVVTDPVAVVERSVSVARFGVVTSHCGQPVGVRARSLCLHGDTPGAVGLARRVRSRLEDAGVRVEAFA from the coding sequence ATGACCTGGGCTTCGATCGACCTCAATGCCGACCTCGGAGAGGGATTCGGACGCTGGCGCCTGACCGACGACGAGCAGTTGCTGTCCGTTGTCACCAGCGCCAATGTCGCCTGCGGCTTCCACGCCGGCGACGCCGCCACCATGCGGCGTGTCTGCGACCTCGCGGCCGAGCGCGGGGTACGCATCGGTGCCCAGGTTTCGTACCGCGACCTGGCCGGTTTCGGCCGACGCTCGATGGACGTCCCTCCGGACGAGCTCACCGCCGAAATCACCTATCAGATAGGGGCTCTGGAAGTGTTCGCACGGGCGGCAGGGGCGGCCGTTTCGTACGTCAAGCCCCACGGCGCGCTCTACAACCGCGTGGTTCACGACGAAGAGCAGGCCACTGCTGTCGTCGACGGTGTGCTGCTTGCGGGCGGTTCGCTGCCGGTCCTCGGGCTGCCGGGTTCGCGGCTGCTCGACATCGCGGACAAGGCTGGACTGCCCGTCGTCCCCGAGGCGTTCGCGGACCGTGCGTACACGGCGGAAGGGACGCTCGTACCGCGCGGACAGGACGGCGCCGTTGTCACCGATCCGGTGGCGGTCGTCGAACGCTCCGTCTCCGTGGCCCGCTTCGGTGTGGTCACCTCGCACTGCGGGCAGCCCGTCGGGGTCCGCGCCCGGTCACTGTGCCTGCACGGGGACACGCCGGGTGCTGTCGGCCTCGCCCGGCGCGTACGGAGCCGTCTGGAGGACGCGGGTGTCCGGGTGGAGGCCTTCGCATGA
- a CDS encoding 5-oxoprolinase subunit B family protein, which produces MRALPVGDRALLIELGSGEEAEALHAELLRHRAAGSLPAVREIVPAARTVLLDGLDDPEAFAERLAGWEIPPLTPGVRDAIEIPVRYDGPDLAEVAALWGVPRDEVGRIHSAAEFRVAFCGFAPGFGYLTGLAERYAVPRRATPRTAVPAGAVALAGPYTGVYPRSSPGGWRLIGSTDAVLWDHERVPAALLAPGARVRFVPVVAEAL; this is translated from the coding sequence ATGAGGGCCCTGCCGGTCGGCGACCGGGCCCTCCTGATCGAACTCGGCAGCGGCGAGGAGGCCGAGGCGCTCCACGCCGAGCTCCTGCGCCACCGTGCAGCGGGCTCCCTCCCCGCCGTACGGGAGATCGTGCCAGCGGCGCGCACCGTGCTGCTCGACGGCCTCGACGATCCGGAGGCATTCGCCGAGCGGCTGGCCGGCTGGGAGATACCGCCGCTCACGCCGGGCGTCCGGGACGCGATCGAGATCCCTGTGCGGTACGACGGCCCCGACCTCGCGGAGGTGGCCGCACTGTGGGGCGTACCGCGAGACGAGGTGGGACGGATCCATTCCGCGGCCGAATTCCGCGTCGCCTTCTGCGGATTCGCACCCGGCTTCGGCTACCTGACCGGCCTCGCGGAGCGGTACGCCGTACCGCGCAGGGCCACACCGCGTACGGCTGTCCCGGCGGGCGCCGTCGCGCTGGCCGGCCCGTACACCGGCGTGTACCCGCGCTCCTCCCCCGGTGGCTGGCGGCTCATCGGCTCGACCGACGCCGTGCTGTGGGACCACGAACGCGTGCCTGCCGCGCTGCTGGCGCCGGGCGCCCGGGTGCGCTTCGTCCCCGTCGTGGCGGAGGCACTGTGA
- a CDS encoding biotin-dependent carboxyltransferase family protein, which yields MTDRAFAVVRAGALTSVQDRGRSGHAHLGVPRSGALDRPASGLANRLVGNPPDAAVLETTLNGCAVRPRCAATVAVTGAPCAVTVDGRPAAWGAPVRVAAGAVLELGPAVRGVRSYLAFAGGVAAEPVLGSRSTDLLSGLGPAPLTDGAVLPLGGVTGLPVYADALPLQGPPGELVLRMGPGPRADWFTGRALHTLATATYRVSSASNRIGLRTEGPALERAVHAELPSEGMVLGAVQVPPDGRPVVFLADHPTTGGYPVIGVVREPDLAAAAQAAPGTPVRFVPAGRR from the coding sequence GTGACGGACCGGGCCTTCGCGGTCGTAAGGGCTGGGGCGCTGACGTCCGTTCAGGACCGGGGGCGGTCCGGCCACGCGCATCTGGGCGTGCCGCGCTCGGGGGCGCTGGACCGGCCCGCGAGCGGCCTCGCCAACCGCCTGGTGGGCAATCCGCCGGATGCGGCTGTCCTGGAGACGACGCTCAACGGTTGTGCGGTGCGACCGCGTTGTGCGGCCACTGTCGCGGTCACCGGTGCGCCGTGCGCAGTCACCGTCGACGGGCGGCCCGCCGCGTGGGGGGCACCGGTACGGGTGGCGGCGGGAGCGGTGCTGGAACTGGGCCCGGCGGTACGCGGCGTACGCAGCTATCTGGCCTTCGCCGGAGGGGTCGCCGCCGAGCCGGTGCTGGGCAGCCGCTCCACCGATCTGCTGTCCGGGCTGGGCCCTGCGCCGCTCACCGACGGAGCGGTGCTGCCGCTGGGCGGCGTAACAGGGCTGCCTGTGTACGCCGATGCGCTGCCGTTGCAAGGGCCTCCCGGGGAACTGGTGTTGCGGATGGGTCCGGGGCCGCGTGCGGACTGGTTCACGGGACGCGCGCTGCACACCCTGGCGACGGCCACCTACCGGGTCTCATCGGCGAGCAACCGGATCGGGCTGCGCACCGAAGGCCCCGCTCTGGAGCGCGCCGTACACGCCGAACTGCCCAGCGAGGGCATGGTCCTCGGAGCGGTACAGGTGCCGCCGGACGGGCGCCCGGTGGTGTTCCTGGCCGACCACCCCACCACGGGCGGCTATCCGGTGATCGGGGTCGTCAGGGAGCCGGATCTGGCCGCTGCGGCGCAGGCCGCCCCCGGCACACCGGTCCGCTTTGTCCCGGCGGGGCGGCGCTGA